A DNA window from Hordeum vulgare subsp. vulgare chromosome 1H, MorexV3_pseudomolecules_assembly, whole genome shotgun sequence contains the following coding sequences:
- the LOC123450342 gene encoding beta-hordothionin yields the protein MGSKGLKGVMVCLLILGLVLEHVQVEGKSCCRSTLGRNCYNLCRVRGAQKLCANACRCKLTSGLKCPSGFPKLALVSNSDEPDTIDYCNLGCRASMCDYMVNAAADDEEMKLYVEHCSDACVNFCNGDVGLTSLTA from the exons ATGGGAAGCAAGGGCCTCAAGGGTGTGATGGTGTGTTTACTCATACTGGGGTTGGTTCTGGAACATGTGCAAGTAGAAGGCAAGAGTTGCTGCAGGAGCACCCTAGGAAGAAATTGCtacaacctttgccgcgtccgtgGTGCTCAGAAGTTATGCGCAAACGCCTGTAGGTGTAAACTCACAAGTGGCCTAAAATGCCCTTCAGGCTTCCCGAAATTGGCCCTTGTGTCAAACTCAG ATGAACCAGACACCATCGACTATTGCAACTTGGGGTGTAGGGCTTCCATGTGTGACTACATGGTCAACGCAG CTGCTGACGACGAAGAGATGAAACTCTATGTGGAACATTGTAGTGATGCTTGTGTCAATTTCTGTAACGGTGATGTTGGCCTCACATCCCTTACTGCCTAA